A DNA window from Mycobacteriales bacterium contains the following coding sequences:
- a CDS encoding DapH/DapD/GlmU-related protein, which yields LTGASIDVAENVWIGAGATILPGVSIGRDAVIAAGAVVADDVPAASPVTGAKATVRRHW from the coding sequence ACCTCACCGGCGCATCCATCGACGTGGCCGAGAACGTGTGGATCGGCGCGGGCGCGACGATCCTGCCCGGCGTCAGCATCGGCCGCGACGCCGTGATCGCCGCCGGCGCGGTCGTGGCCGACGACGTGCCGGCGGCGAGCCCGGTGACCGGCGCCAAGGCCACCGTGCGCCGCCACTG